The nucleotide sequence CCAAAAAGAGATATCCTCAGGACATTTTACCGaagaataaagggaagaaaaattggGACTTGCTTTCCTGGCATGTTTAAACCGACTAAAATTCCTACCACtattggctgctgctgctggtcttgcaaaggaaaataatccATCACTCAAGATCAATGGTTTCAAGGTGCAGAATTACAGAATAGAAGCAAactaaatttataaaaaaaaaaaaaataatcagggttTTCATGATTTTATTTATACTATTAACTAGAGAGAAAGCATACATATTGTATCTGTCATACAGTCaatacatttgaatttttttctactATAAATTCTCTATACAAAGTCATTGCCAATTGATACGGTCGTTGATGGCATAGGGCTGAAAAGAACCAAGAGGTATAAAAACAAGTTTGCCATCTTGCCCTGAGTGGAAATGGTGAACAGATACAAAAACTGGATCCTAAATATCGATGTCATATTCTACAGGATTTAATGGTATATGCAAGTAAAAAGAGTCATGCAACTTTTGAAAATACCTGCCAAGTTTTACTTGAGTAAAATCATAAAGTCAGTAGTAGTTATGAAAATATGTTCCTGCCATTACGTCCTCATCATGCAATTTCAGTGGCAACTTTGCAGACTGGGTATTTCCTGTTATATTTAAATTGAGTGCCAGCACTGAAAGTATCCGTTTCCTTTAGTGTTTTAAAACTCACGTGtctatataaataaaaatctaagatatcttttttttaaaaactagtgaAGGGAAAAGCCCCATTTCTTTTCCTCGCTATTTTTAATCAATGCCAACAACGTATGTCTCATCCCTCACTTTTTGGCAGCTTCTACGTTTTAATCTGGAAAAATCATAACAAGATAGTCAACAAAATAAAGGAAGTCGTCTGTTAACTATTGTTCCCTAAAAAGAACATCACAAATCAGTTGGAATTTTAAAGTTGCTATAAGGTAAATGTTTATAACTATTAGAAGGAATTttcagatataaatatatatataatatatattctGCATACAAAAGGCTCCTGTGAGGCTTATCACCAAGATGCCAGAATAGAGAAGGAAAGTTTCAACGGGAACAACCCAATACTGTAAAGTCTCTATAAGGCGTTTACCTTTCACTTTAAGCCCTGAGCCATGTATTATGACAATTAAGTTCTGAAAATAACCAAAATCCAAATTCTGCATGTTCAGTTTCTTTCTAAGAGCAAGGCggcaaacacatttttaaaacccGGTTTTAGAAGATTAAGcagaacaaaagtaaaatatatcTTCAGGTTATAAACAGAATTGTATTTTACAATCCACCATCCTCACAAGATAACGGCCCACAGCAGTGCAGCAGAGGGATCTCAGTCTAAAGGTTGTGGGTCTGCAATAGGCATGGTATGAAGTACTTCATCTAGAAGCTGGAGGGCACGGTGTAAGTGAATTTCGATCCAGCACGGCGTCTCTTTGATGCTCTGTCTCGGGTAATCAGGTCCCCAACCTTTTACAAAACTCATCCTGAGTATGCATAAGCGGCGAAGGTCATCTACACCGATTCCGGCAGCAGCTGACAAACCTAAACAGGAGAGGTTTCACGTGAGTGTTCACAGACATGTTCTTTTGCCTGGCTCTTTCTTCACGTACAGTTCCCTCTCGGCACAGCCAAGGCCAACCCACATTTCTAGATCTCTGCTATCAAATAAAACACAACGATTATTTCGCGTTTCCtccaattaaatttttttttcaccgTTCTGCAATCTTGAAAGGGTGCTGAAATAAAGCTCCCTAGAATAAAGCAGATGTGACAAAACAATGTCTTACATGATACAACGCCTGTAAACCTTATTTAGGAAATACAGTCAAAAAATATTCaattcaaaatattcaaaaaaataagAACTCAGACCGACCACCTGCAGGATGCTGGAATGGCAAATCACACTACTTacttctaataaaataaaaagatgaatacAGCTGACAAGCTTCAAAGTGCAAGTGTGGCTAAGACAGAAGTAAAATATATTCCTGAAAATGCCTTCAGCAGTTTGTAGGATGGCTGGGAAGTGCCACGTGGCAACACAAGGAATCCACAAAATACTACGGCACATAAAGCAGCCCAAGACACATAAGTACTTACACTTTTAAAAGTGCTTAGGTACAATCTCAAGGAATTCAGTAACTGAGAAAACTCTAGCCCAGAATAacaaggggagagaggaaggggagagaggaaggggagagaggaaagggagagaggaaagggagagaggaaagggagagaggaaagggagagaggaaagggagagaggaaagggagagaggaaagggagagaggaaagggagagaggaaagggagagaggaaagggagagaggaaagggagagaggaaagggagagaggaaagggagagaggaaagggagagaggaaagggagagaggaaagggagagaggaaagggagagaggaaagggagagaggaaagggagagaggaaagggagagaggaaagggagagaggaaagggagagaggaaagggagagaggaaagggagagaggaaagggagagaggaaagggagagaggaaagggagagaggaaagggagagaggaaagggagagaggaaagggagagaggaaagggagagaggaaagggagagaggaaagggagagaggaaagggagagaggaaagggagagaggaaagggagagaggaaagggagagaggaaagggagagaggaaagggagagaggaaagggagagaggaaagggagagaggaaagggagagaggaaagggagagaggaaagggagagaggaaagggagagaggaaagggagagaggaaagggagagaggaaagggagagaggaaagggagagaggaaagggagagaggaaagggagagaggaaagggagagaggaaagggagagaggaaagggagagaggaaagggagagaggaaagggagagaggaaagggagagaggaaagggagagaggaaagggagagaggaaagggagagaggaaagggagagaggaaagggagagaggaaagggagagaggaaagggagagaggaaagggagagaggaaagggagagaggaaagggagagaggaaagggagagaggaaagggagagaggaaagggagagaggaaagggagagaggaaagggagagaggaaagggagaaaaaagagcctcacactctcttcttcctcttctcaagAATCTCAAGTTTTCCTAAACCTAGTCAAGGACTTTGTTGCTCAGTAATCCCCATTGttttgaataacatttttttgagCTCAGACCTCAAAGATAATTTTTCAAGGTCAGGTCTAAGCAGCCAGAAGTATCTCTGTTTAAAGGAAGAGAGTTATGTTATTTGACCTTGTATATAAATGTTTTCTCTACTGCATTTCCAACGTCCCCTGAAGAGCACAGAGCGAGACCTGGTGTGTGGAGCAGGTACTCAGGGAATAAATACAGACTTACCAGggtgccagcccagccccagctccccccaaTCCTCCTACTCCATTCCATGTTCATCTGCCCTGTcgcaggggcagggggtggctgggggggtgCTGTTAGGAGGCGGAGCTGTGGAATTTGTTTGCaggttaaggaaaaaaaggagagcaagCAGTTAATTTACTTACTGATGGCTGGGGCTATTCCACCTACTGATCCTGGTCCAGGGATGTTTCCAGCTACTGCTGCAgcttgagcagcagcagcagcttgggcAGTGGCAGCCTGCTGTTGCATCTGACGGTGACACTGGCGTAAATCAaacacctttaaagaaaaaaaaaaataagtatcagaCTGTGTAGACTTCCCAAAATCAATGAAGGAAAGAATTCCTCAACTCCCACCCCCGATAATCTGGACCTCTCTGCTCTCCCAAAGCAACTCCTACAGTCTCACCATCCACTTGGGTAAAAGCAAATCTTCCCCGACTAgtttaatttttaacagaaataatcCACTAAAGCTGATTCTTAAAGACTCTTCTCATATGATGTCACCACCACTGGCAATACCAGAACCTGGCTGAGCTGAGCAGGCTAAAGCAGCACCCCGTGCAGAATCGACTGCAGGATCAGAGTCTGAAGGATGCTACAGGGCTGATAAAATCCCAACTTTTTAGTTAAATCCCAGGATTTCCAAAAAATAGGCatataaattaaaatggaagCCAACAAGTCCTGCTTAACTTTTCAGGTTTTATTCTTCTTTGCTGCTTTAGCGAAATGTGTTAAgtctctttaaaagaaataccaaTAATTGATAGGCCTGAAGTTTCAGCAGCTACGTTTGAGGTTGTTGGCATTTTATATCTTTGTGATCAGGCTTGGCACTAATATACACAGGAACTCTGTTCTCATGCTACAAGGCTTGTACGTTGAGGTTGCTGGGGTTTCTTTCACCTTCATTACACAACCTGCCTGCAAAACtgtggatttaaaaataaaaaaaaaaaaaactttgcaaaCTTCAGGCAGGTTCTCTCTCCTTCAAGAATGGTTTTTTACAAGTGCCCTAAATAAAGTTGTAAGTCTGGCAGAGGAACGTCCGAGTAAGAATCTCCTGAAAATCATTTGTTTCCACGCAACTTTCAGTGACCTCTGGATCACTTCATGTCCATAACACTTTAACACACACTTTACACTTCTGTGTTTACACACGCTTTCCCAACTTTTCTTGTTTTggagagagagagtgaaaaaaGAGATAAGCTATGCTACAAATTTTAGTAGCAGGTAATTTAAAAAACGGTAAGgctaaaaatacaaaaagctgCTATCGATTGTTTGCAATGAAATCAAAAGTTATTTTTGCAGTATCTAGATGATACTTTCAGttaagttgatttttttaaatgactctAAAGTGACTTGGTcaggttttagggttttttaaaggaGAATCAAAAGCAAagttacatttatttcagtgtctcATAGCTTCCCTAACATTTACAAGAACTAAATGTATGCTATTTCCCCCCCAGTTTTCATCCAGGAACATCAAACCCACCTTTATATATGCACTTGGGTAAATCTTGTGCACAGCATCCCCTGGTGCACGCCCTGCTTCTCTATCCAGGTAGTAACTCTGAACGAAGACCGCGTGGTCACTGAGGCATCTGACCCACACGTCTCCTTCGCCTTTGCACTCCAACTGCACCCCTTTACCTATGTGCAACCTTAAAAAGATAAACAGTTCCAATGCACCTGTGTGTACATACTATAAATCAGACCTAAGTAAGGCAGAAATAATTCTCCCAGCTCTCAGTCATCTGTGATACCTTAATTCACACTCGGCTCACACAAGGACTTGAAATTGTAATTATTATCTGAGGTATAAGTTAGTATGTAGTAACACaaaatctgcaaaagaaaaaaacgtCTGTAATAGCACGTCAAGATCGATGGCAAACACAGAATGTAGAAGCAATGATGTCTGAATAGCAACTAACACACTCCCTGACAATACAGAGCTGGGATACCAAACGCATTCAGTTCTTGCTCCGAAGTGTAAAATCCCACAAGGATTCTAATACAGAAAGTCACTCAAGTACACACACAAAGCCACATTTTAATGCAGAACTGTATGTTCATTTGGATCAAGTTACAGCAATCTAGCGTTTTGATTGTCACAGTGCAACATTTCTGAAGACGTGGAATCggttttattccttttcaaagaaataaaaaaaaaaataaaaaaaagctgcaagatTGCTTCGGTTCTCTGTGCTTCCGCATCAAAGCCTAGCACATGCATGGTGAGAATGAATGAAAATCCAACCAGCTCTCCATCAACCTTTCTCCACTCCTTTGACAAATCTATATATTGCAGTTATTCTCACGTCGCTCTGTGGTGCGGAGAGCCAATATTCAGCTTGCATACATAATGGCACGAGTTGCTAATTTTATCCTGGAAGGCACAGCCTTTGAAAGCAATGAAAAGCAACGCGCTACGGCAAAGCACTGAAGGTCTTTGTCACCCTGTTCACATTTTGAATGCGTTACAGGACTGGCCTAGAAAGATATATTCTGCTAGAGTTAATGCAGTTAAAACCACACCATACTTGGAATTTTAAAAGGGAGGCACACACTGCAGGTAAAACGAAAATATTATCAAATACCACAGACAGCTGGAGTGTTTGGGATCTGCAGAATACCTTGCTCTCTCAATGGCTTCTGTTCTATGCACGTTGGAAAGCTGGCCCAGGCAGAAACGGTCTCCTCCAGAAGGATCCACATATCCATCAACAGTAACAATTGGACAGCTCGAAGGGACTTTAAATGTTTCCCCAACTTGCACGTCCATTTCAAAATATGCGATTGAACACCAATATTCTGGAGCTAAAGAACATATACAATTAACTGACCGAAGGGCACAAAAAACCCCCCTATAAACCCATTCCAGACAATCAATTAAGCCCTTCTGCAACTGCATCTGGCATTCAGAGTAAGAGCACACAATCACATAAGTTCAGATAGACAAAGGCATGTCTGCTAGCACAGAAAAATACTGCCTGCTGCAACGGACACGGGCTTGTTGTTTTTATTTGAGCACCCATCAATGCGGGGGGCTTTTGTAGTCACCATCTTACAAGTCTTTGTACAGTTTTTAATTCAGTTAGATTCTGTAAACCTGCACCTTAGGGCTATAGCTTGATTTTGCCCTCCTTCAGCATAAAGAACTAATACATATATGCCTGTTCATGACTAGGCTGAGAGAAACTAACTCTGAAACAGGTCTGGCTTAAGATATAGGAGTAACTACCTCCTAGGTGAAACCACTTTGCTCTATCCTCCCTGCAAAGCAAACTGGATTGGGAAAGCAGGGCAACGGggcaaaaacatcaaagatcacATAGTGATCTTGTCTGCACACAAGAACGACAGGCATGGGATAAAACAAGGAAGTATTAAGCAAGGGAGCAGAACAAAATGGCGTGTTTTAACAGCAAAGAGGTGCCTTTTAACTCATATTGTTTTAAAAACTGGCTACAAAGGGAAGATGGTACTTGGAAGAAGCTACCATGTGAGGAAGGGGAAACCCTGACTCCCTAAGAGGATGCTACTGAAATCCAAACACTTAAGTAAGCTGGTAAACCTGGCAAAGCACACAAagtgattttgtgtgtgtgtaccagCTGCTCACGTGCTACCTGGGAGCAACTGGCTTATCAAACTTTCAGCAGTTTGCTGTGTGTGCTCTGAAGTGTTAAGAGTTTCCCTCTTCAGATGCATTAAAACCCAAAGTTGCCATAAGCTCAAGTCACTGGGGATTTTGGGGACTCTTTGCCGGCCGTCCCATTTAACACGCAGCTTGTTGGGgaggacaaaagaaaaatcagcccTACAGGGTACTCAAAATAGGGGAAGCTGAAGAGTTAATGTGACAGCAGCTAAACACAGGCTGGAAAAGCCAACAGGAAAAAGAGCTCTCCCAGTGCCGTAAGCGGTACTTGTTCATTACGAACCACAGCACCCAACAGCACGCCTACTTATCTTAAGAAACTGTTCTGGTTTTATtagaaaagagtaaaataagGTGCCTGAATGCCTTTTTAAACCTTCAAATAAATACTCGTGTCCCTGAGGACTGAATAGGATGAAATCAATGGGTGAATCAATAAGGTGAAAAAGACATACTCAATAATACGTAATACAATTTAGCTACAGGTAAGTTCACCCAACAATTATCAACAGTTTTGTTTCTGGTACTGATTTAGTCACTGGCCAATGAATAAACACGTTAAACTTTTAGGTTTTTCAACTATGCAGCTCCCCCCGTGCAGGCAACAGCTTTGCTGTTGTTAGAAAGAGAATATATCACCTTGCACGGAGCTAGCCTGTACTGCAAGACAAGACTTTTTTGGTTCCACAAACTTCTACAATTAATGAAGACTCTTGGAAAGAATGGAGAGGTCCAACAAGGCACCTCAGCACCAAAATTCTAAGGGCAACACCTATCTTTCAGGGTATCTGGCTGCAATGAGGAACTCATAGATTATGGATCCAAGAGGGCTTTGGCATGACCTAAGCTCCATGATGTTTCTAAGCAGGCAAGAAGTACAAATTCAGGCACCCTGTAAAGTTTAGGATGGAGGACATTCAGAGTTCAGACACCTCTAGGGTAGGAACCAGCTCAGTGTGGGTTTGAGGACTGCAATTTTTGACTTGGGCAGCTAAATTAAATTCACAGAGTACGCCACTATTTCAAAACAGAGGTCCGAACTCAAAAAGAAGACTTATCACAAAATggttcctctcctcctttcctgcaCTTTTGAATATATGTCTCACAAATTTCAGAGCACttgatacagggaaaaaaaaaaaaaagactcaaaccATAAAGTTTTCATAACATTTAGCATTACATGTTAGATTTTACTCACCAGGATGATTTGATATAGGAGGCTGGAATGCAAGTTCATTGTGAACTGgccctttaaaagaaaacatgcattttgttttacacaaggaaaaaataaagttttctttcttaacttgttttcctaagaaaaaagACTTATGAGGATGCCAGATGTTATAAATCCCAGTCATTTCTGAATCAATTGGCCAAATCTGATAGGGGAGGAAAATGCCCACAGAGGAATTACACTGTTAGAGGTTTCCTAAAAATTCAGAAGTCGAGCAAAGAGCTCCATTAGTATCCCAGGAGGAAAGGCTGCATGCTGCTCAAGCCAGACCCAGCTCCAGGAGAGAGCACAAACCAGATGTAGCAtggaaatgtaataaaaataggACTTAGGCTTCACATCTGCCCTCAAGTCGGGCAAGGAGAGAATCACTGTAGAGAGACATGTGATATATGTGATATAAATCTGTCAGAAACCACACTTCATTAGTTTCATCAATCGCAAAACAAGTTGCCCAGCAGGCTGTGGACTTGACCACAAGAAACAGTCCCTGAAGATGGAAAAAGCCCTGGAGAAAAGggcctacagaaaaaaaaatactgactgtGGTCTTGGTATCGGTCAGTTTATTCTCTCCACTTTTATAAAGTAACTAGGTCCCTTAGAAGCAGCAGAGAACAAGAAGGAAAGACTTAAACATAGTATTATAAGTAACAGCAGCTTTTGCAACAAGATGTCAAAACAGGCACAACGTTGGTAGGTGTCAAAACATGCAACTTTGTGAAGTGAGAAAAGGCAGCAGCCAAGAAAAGCTTTGTGTGGTACCACCAGCCAGTTACAAATATTAATTATGGAAAGATACATGCACTGAGAAACATTTATAGAGTTTCTACAGCACCACTGAAGTTTTTACATCCTATATTTCTGACAAATAAGATGAGAAATGAAGTAGGAACCTAACAgaacaaaataatgaaactttAGATACTTGTGGTATCTAAACCACAATTTTCTGGATAGAAACAAGCTGAAAAGTCATTCTAACATTAACTCACAGTATATTCTCCTCTCCACTAACAATGACTGCTGGAAACAGGTGTTCTGGTTAAGTACTGTACCAGAAAATAAAGAACTGTTCTACCTTTTTGCCACAAAATTTCAAAAAACTTTAATTTGGGTGGGGCTTTTTTGCACTATACTCTTATAATGCATACGCTGTGCTAGACACACTGCAAGtttgatcacttttttttcccccttcccatcTCCTGTACCTTAAAACAAAGAGGCTGTGGTCCTATTTTGtagatttaaaagattttcaaGTTTGTGTGTCAAATGTACTCATGAATCAGGCTGTGGCAAGACCACTTTATTGACAATATTACTGCACGAGCTTTCACAAAGTTCTTATAAAGTGGTTCGTGTACATGGACACACGTCTTCCAAAGCTTAATGTAGGTTGTTACATCATTAAGAGACGTCTTCaaaatttctagaaaataaaaacagccaGGAACTTccaagttttgaaagaaaaatatccaaacaacACATGCCGAATCAACTTCCTTTTCcacaaaggaaatatttactaTAGGAttgcaaagctttaaaaacagaGGTTTAGAAAGGAGATGCTAGTTTTGCTAGGTATAGTAAGACAACTGTAATACAGATGGCATCACTATAGCTATCAGAATTTCTAATCTCTGCTGCTTTAATGAAGAAAAGTCCTTCAAGCTCATATGTAACTGTCAGAATATACTAAACACGGTAGTTctataatgaggaaaaaaaaaaaaaaaggatttggggGTAAAGAATAACCACAAACGAGCACCCAACGttcaagaaaactgaaaataaagtgatTCCTTACAGTAATGTCCAGGATGCATAGGTGGATGATGCTGAAGATGGCCATTCTGGTGGTGAGGTATGGTAGGTGTGTAGGCTGCTGTCCGACTTCCAGTCCAAGTTGTAGTACTatctagaaaaagaaaggagtggTTGGTTTTTAAGGGAGTTTTTCCGCATCTCCCTTCTAATCCTCTATTTCTCCTGAACATTTGGAAACTGGTTTTTAGAAAACTAAGAAGAGTGCACATATGTATATACTCACTGTGATGGTAAGTGGCTGGCTGAGCTGTAAACCCATTCTGCTGAGTTCCTGGCTGAGGCCCTGAAGCAATCTGTAAGAGTCCATCACTATGGCTACCTGTCAATATACTGGTAGGTTGACCTGGTAAAAAAACACACTACCTATTCATGAACGTTccaaaattttaattaagaagaGCTCAGCACTACTGGGGAGGAAAATACACCCAACTAAGGGCACTGCAATACACAGTTCCTACAAGTTtggtttcagtattttttttccaccccccagAGCGTCTTAGGAAACGTGAAGCaagatgctctgcagcagctaATTTTGACTCGGACACCCTTAATATTTTAGGAGTAGAAGTATGCAGAGAACTCTGGTTATCAACCGCATCTTTTGCTTTGTTCACATCTCATTTTGGAgtttgaaaggaaagaagaggagatgTCACAGTTTTTATTGAACGACAGAGCTGGAGTAGATTTGGTATGAATCCAAACAGGCCAACAGTAAGTCCAATAAATTGCTTATTTTCAGCATGTTATAACTACTGTTCCTAAGGAGGACACTGGCTTAAATTTACGTTCCTCCAAAACGTACTGaacagtggtttatttttaaaaatagtgcttGAATAGAGCTGCATACATCACTGGACTCCTTCCTGAGAaagttgctggggtttttttctcccaaataaatatttcaagaattgTCTAAGCTTTAAAGGAAAACTACAGATATTTCAGAACAGGTTaacagaatttgattttaaaaggcTTCAGCTCAGCCATTAACACTAAACTGATCAGCAGGTTCACAAGTACACTTGCACTCTCAAACTGGTGTGGCTAGCAGAATTTAACACATTGAAAACTTGAACTAAGACctgaaaatgagctttttttccctgtccacTTGGCTCCAACAATTACAGCACCGAGGAGAAGTTGTTATTGACTGTTAACTGTTGTGCAAAGGCAATACAATTAAACTgcccttcccttttttctctgctgGAGACAAATAGAGACACTGTATCTCAGCTTGGCAAAACCATCGTTAATTTTAGCCAAAAAGTCGCGAGCTGGAATTAAAGAACATTATCAAAACACCACGCCACCGTAATTCAGATTTGATACCACGAAATGCATGATAAGCACACATCTTTGATGTTAAAGTGACGAAGAGTATGTGAAACCCCTCCAAACTTCATGGCTTCCCTACGTTAGGGCTGCAGGACGCTGCATACGTAACTGCTTTACCGTCCTGCTGGAGTGAAGTGTGAGGTTTGATGTGGGTCAACCACGCTCTTCCACTTGGACCaaatacagatggaaaagaaagaaaaacttcagcgCAGCACTCCAACGGACTCGTGAAAATATTAATTAGGGCTGTCACTCTGCTAGTACGGTGGGccattataaaaataatcaaaactggAAGATTCATTTTGTCAGCTGTGGAACACTAAAGAGTTGTCTGAAAATCTCTCGATGCTGCCACCTTACAGTAGAGCTGTTTGTTGTCCTGCTTGCTGctcttaataaaataataaaattcttcCATTCCTACAGCAATTATTTCAATAGCCATGATGTTTTGTCAGTGGTCAATTATTTTAAACATCGTATCACTGAACCTTTGGCATATCCAAAGCAGTCTTGTGACACTCACGTAGCGTCACTCTCACTGAAAAAAGACTGAGTCACCAGGAAAAGTTACTCAAATTATGCTCCAAGTTAAAACCTTACGTTAACGCTTACGAGACAGCCTAGATCATATCACCACCCCCTGTGTTTGCGTGGCGTGGTAACACCACAGTTCCAACACAAGGTCTACTTTGGCAAAAAACCAGTGGTCAGCTTTACGCTTTCACGTTTTTAGTTTAGTACTTCATATAATCTCGATGATCTTACTTGTTGAAGCCACAGGAATGTTGGGAAAATTAGTGGTGCTGGTAGTGCTAGCCTCAGTAGGAGCTAACATGGCTGGGGTGCTATAAGGCTCTGTAGATGCCCTGTTACTTGGTGGGTGCTGGATGGTTTGGACCGAATGGCCTTCGGCAGAAGACAACGACGGCTGCCCCTCGTAGTCATGAACGTATTCGTCTTTCACCAACATGCTTGATGGAGCTGTGAAGAAGCAAAGGGTTAAACACGCAAAGCAAGCCTATTTTCTGAGTTTAGCTACAAATTGCACCGCTACTTTCAAGCCATAGCGATGCTATGAAAACTACTGGGGGGAGGATTTAACCTATATCAACATTGCCAAAGCACAAATTACAAATAAACGCTTCGAGTCAGCAGCAGGAAATTTTAAAGCAGAACTGGATGGAAAAGcaaactgtttattttgcttACTGCTATCAACCAAGGGGTTTAGTCCAACAGTAGTAGACTCCAACGGCGTTTTGGTTTCATCGTGTGATTGGACATGgttaataaaagggaaaaaggtgCTTTTTGTCAAGCACCTAACTCTCTATTAATGCAGCAGCTAACAAACCAATTCTAGTATATgaatacaaacatacataaagCTCCTGTGAAAAATGTAATTCATGAACACAGCACATAAAGAACTTCACGCATCCCTTAGGTAATTTTAAACGACTCCCATCCAAATTGACTAGAAACATCAAATTCACATTCAAAACCAACGTAACACCACTCTGTGTTTAACAACGTAGCCACTAATTCAGAATATCGCACACAGAGCGTAAGGAAATTACTACCTTCGCCACCACAAGAGTTTATTTCTCTATCTCCTACGGAGCATGTTCAAGTTAAAACCCTTACACTACATTAGCTCCCATGCTCATTTTTAAAGCAGccttaaatacattaaaatctgACAGTAATTTTCTGGTTCCTGCTGCAAAAACAGCAGCACGACAAGGAAACACTTATTATGTATTTAGAGTAAGCTTTGAGTCTGTAAAAAAGGATCATTTTTCAGGAGACACCGGTAACAATACAAATTAGAAGAGGTGAGCTCACGAGTTAAAGCTTGGGAAGTTAACAGtttgttgggttgtttgggggttttttaaagtcatttttgCTTGAATTCTTCTAATAATGTGCTAAAAAAATTGGATTTACCCAGATTTCCTTCTCTATGAAttccttctggaaggaaaaccaaaaaacaccTGAGTTTTGAGATAAAGCAGTTACCAGCTGCACAATGTCAGATTTCTGAATAATGTTCACTGGACATTTAATGTCCAATTTCTCTCAAGTTTCACGGAGAGCAAGAATATTAGACTGCTTCATTCAACTGcataataaatacagaatttctgtaattttcttgtTAAACTACTTATT is from Strix aluco isolate bStrAlu1 chromosome W, bStrAlu1.hap1, whole genome shotgun sequence and encodes:
- the LOC141917868 gene encoding mothers against decapentaplegic homolog 4 isoform X1; this encodes MDNMSITNTPTSNDACLSIVHSLMCHRQGGESETFAKRAIESLVKKLKEKKDELDSLITAITTNGAHPSKCVTIQRTLDGRLQVAGRKGFPHVIYARLWRWPDLHKNELKHVKYCQYAFDLKCDSVCVNPYHYERVVSPGIDLSGLTLQSSAPSSMLVKDEYVHDYEGQPSLSSAEGHSVQTIQHPPSNRASTEPYSTPAMLAPTEASTTSTTNFPNIPVASTSQPTSILTGSHSDGLLQIASGPQPGTQQNGFTAQPATYHHNSTTTWTGSRTAAYTPTIPHHQNGHLQHHPPMHPGHYWPVHNELAFQPPISNHPAPEYWCSIAYFEMDVQVGETFKVPSSCPIVTVDGYVDPSGGDRFCLGQLSNVHRTEAIERARLHIGKGVQLECKGEGDVWVRCLSDHAVFVQSYYLDREAGRAPGDAVHKIYPSAYIKVFDLRQCHRQMQQQAATAQAAAAAQAAAVAGNIPGPGSVGGIAPAISLSAAAGIGVDDLRRLCILRMSFVKGWGPDYPRQSIKETPCWIEIHLHRALQLLDEVLHTMPIADPQPLD
- the LOC141917868 gene encoding mothers against decapentaplegic homolog 4 isoform X2, which translates into the protein MDNMSITNTPTSNDACLSIVHSLMCHRQGGESETFAKRAIESLVKKLKEKKDELDSLITAITTNGAHPSKCVTIQRTLDGRLQVAGRKGFPHVIYARLWRWPDLHKNELKHVKYCQYAFDLKCDSVCVNPYHYERVVSPGIDLSGLTLQSSAPSSMLVKDEYVHDYEGQPSLSSAEGHSVQTIQHPPSNRASTEPYSTPAMLAPTEASTTSTTNFPNIPVASTNSTTTWTGSRTAAYTPTIPHHQNGHLQHHPPMHPGHYWPVHNELAFQPPISNHPAPEYWCSIAYFEMDVQVGETFKVPSSCPIVTVDGYVDPSGGDRFCLGQLSNVHRTEAIERARLHIGKGVQLECKGEGDVWVRCLSDHAVFVQSYYLDREAGRAPGDAVHKIYPSAYIKVFDLRQCHRQMQQQAATAQAAAAAQAAAVAGNIPGPGSVGGIAPAISLSAAAGIGVDDLRRLCILRMSFVKGWGPDYPRQSIKETPCWIEIHLHRALQLLDEVLHTMPIADPQPLD